Below is a window of Falco peregrinus isolate bFalPer1 chromosome 3, bFalPer1.pri, whole genome shotgun sequence DNA.
CTGTAAGGTCCACAAAGAAGTAACAGTAGATACTGTGTTGTGTGTGTATTGAAAACAGTTTCCAAAACCTTTTGGATAGCTCCCTCCATCCAGCTGAGCTGAACTTTTGCATCTTCTCATGTTTCTAACTTAAACAAGTATTTAATGTAGAAAGCAGCACACAGTTGCTGAGGTCCATCTCTTCTTTTGTGCCTAGTCAGAGAGATCATTTGCCCAATTTTAATAAGATGAAACTGTGGCTCATAAGATATATCTGGAAAGAATCCTTCCCGTTGACTACAGTGCAGCTGTAAAGGAGGAAGCCAAGAGGCAGGTAACACTGGATAACACAAAGCCATAAAAAGTCACTTAAATAGCTATACCATGTAATCTTGCACCATCAACTCAGCTCTACTACTGTCAGTACAACCCACTAATATAATACTCAGCACTTTCAGATGAACACCACAAGGGTATAACTTACCTATGACAGATGCAGAGTAACACCATGCTACTTTATTGCTAGTTTATTGCTCACATTTAAAAGCCCTTCATATAGTGGTTAGCACACTCCCACTTGATTCAAAAGCAAAGTTGTGCTTCAGGCACTAGCAGCTCTAGCTCAACACCTCTGTCAATTCCTCTGAAGCTTCCCACAGCTCCTGTGAACAAACTTTTCACCAAAAAAGTTTCCTGCACACAGGAAACTTATTTTTCAACCCAGAAAAGAATTCAGTTGCCACTGTGCAACATAGTATGGATCAAATTAATCTTTGCACTGGTTGCATTTGGCATATTTTTCACACTGCTACACAATTGCTGAAACAATCAGTTCTCCAAATGTCTACGGAGTATCAAGTGGCAAgatctgcagaagaaaacaaaaccccagggtaagaggggggtgtgtgtgggaagagGTGGAGAACTTTACAATATGTAAATCTGATTCAGTCACACAAACTCTGGACTCCATTAGCAAAAATCTTGTtaacaaaaatgctttcttcctgtttccagtcttaatttttttatgcagAGCCAATGCAATAatccccatttctttttttctaattctgtaCCTTTCTGCTTTGCTCAACTGGGCTTCTTTTTGGGCTTCCTATGGTAAGACATTCAACTCCAATACTCTGAGTGGCTAAATAACCAAAGAATGACAATTgaaaaaagactgattttttttaaactaagaaTTTGTTCTTCCACTCATGTATCCATTAATCCATGCCAGAGAAATCTGGCACCCTGTCTATTGCCTCCCCCTTAATTCCAAGACTGTCATTCAGAGAATAAATCCtaagcaaatgcaaaaatggAAACCACTTGTTTTCCTATGCACTGAGGGCTTTTCAGTTGCATAATTTGCATTTACAGCTTCAGCTTTCGTAGCAGAATATaaatgtactggttttggcttaAAGTTTGTACAGTGGGCTATTCATGCTGCATTTTAGCACCAACATCCCACAGAGATACATAACTTTGAAATTTCTAGACTATAAAGACCAAGCAGAAGCAACCGTTAATGAATTAGTATCTGATGCATTTCAGGGGGCTTGGAAATGAAAGCTCAAAATTTGTTTAGgcaaaaaaaacacaacaaagatTAAACCATACAACAGATGAACTATGCTCACAAGGGAGTGAAGTAATAGCACCTACGTTGCTGTGATGCAAAACATTtggcagtgttttctgtttacCACACAGGAGCCACTGGACTCCCTGACCATGGCAAGAAAAGGAGTTGTAAGAGCAATCAATCACCGCACTTGTGAAGGGAACAGAGTTTGTGTTTGAGGCTCAATCTCACTTTCATTGAGTTGACAGCGAAAGAATTCAGTGGCAGAAGGATTAGGTTTTTCAAACACTTCCTTGTCCTCACATCTCCTTGCTTCCTTGAAGCAAAGCTGCACAATTCACTCCTTCTGAAGAACTGACAAATCACTTTTGAGTGGTCTGTCGTACAAGTTAACCAAGACAAGAAATTATCAAACTCATAGATAACCAACTGCTCAAGACAGTCTCTCCATTCTTCCCACTGTCCATAATGGGTCACATACACACATCACCCACAGTTAATCAGCATTAATACCGAATTGTGGGGCCTGACTCTACAGCTCTTGTTACAGTTTGGGCAGAGCACCGGCTGGTGCTAGTGTAATACCACAAACATAGAAAAGCCCCAAGAGGAGATTGAGTTTGGCTGTCCGCTGAGGAATTTTGTTGAAGCTCTGACTCCGAAACTGCCTTTCCAGTGAAAATGCCATTGGGATGGTGAGTAGTGGCAACGCCATGCTGATGGTATAACGTGTGGCCAGCACACAGAAAATCAAATAGGGCAAGAAGAGCAGCACGGTGTAGAGAATATAGGAGAACGCAGGGCCAATGAGGATGGCCAAGGTGACAATACCCGCCTGCTGGTCAGACTCCATGTCTCGCGTGTTGTTGCTGTGCAGGATGGCCTCAGTACTGAGAGCTAGTGGGATAGCGTAGAGCAGTGGCGAGACAGACAGATAACCAACCTGCACAGCATGGGCAAACATGACAGCCAGGGGCCCAAAGGTGATCAGGATCACCACGTCTCCAAGTGCAACATATTTAAATCCAATTCCTGTGGCAAGACACaagaataaaatgaagtatCGTGAAAAACTCAAATGACAGAAGAGAATGGATAATATAACAGAGCAGCCCTTCCCATAGAAATATTGTAAAACGACCAACACACACGTAGCTATGGccaaaaagcattttatctcttttttcccAATGATAATAAAGGAAACACATCTTCTGAATTTCTCCAGTTGAACAATGAAACAGAAACTAAGGGCTAGGTTCTAATACCCATCTTCACATCCAGGAGTACCTATTTCTGCTGAAACCTATAGAAAAAGATACTCCTTAGTGTGATCAGGCATGCTAGAACCTGATCCTGAAGAAATATATGCAATGCtcagaacaaaatgcaaaaccGACAAGATTCTTTCAAATAAACTAACATAACTATTTGAAAGTTTGACAGTCTGGAAgtgactgtttttcttttcttaataattaTGTCTGAATCTACccaacacaggaaaatactAAAAAGATACTCCTCTTATTAAGAATGCAAACTGTTCTACATTCACAATGAAGCCCCATCTAGAgaataacaacaaaacattGCAAAACAAACTAATAGATTCCACTGCTATACTGCTGAGGGATACAAGAGTCACATCACAAGAAGTTTCAGCAAGAGTTCTGATGAGCATCTAAAGCCATATACATAAATAACAATGTCCCAATGCCACTTTCCAACTGACGAACTCGGTGTGCGCCTCCTCCCACATCTTACCACCATAATCAATGGCAAAGAATAGAAGTTTCTGTACCAGTACCCCAGGAAAAACCGCCAAATATCTTTACAGCGGTTAACTAGAGAGATCACTTGCGTCTTCTAGAAACCTTTGCTAAGTCAGCTAATCCTGTCGCATTTACATTCAGATTCACGGCAAACAGGATGCAGTGCTTACCTCCAGTATAAAGGAAGGAGCTGGAAAGTCCTCCAAAGTAAATCAGGGCCAGGTGTTCCAGCTTGAGGGTCGAGACAGCGTACAGCCCAGCTGCACAGATACAGCCCACAGTATAAAGGAGGACGCCAAACCGGACAACATCCTGAGGCTCCAAAATCTGGTCCACCAAAGTCCTGTCATCACTCTTCTTGTGATCGATGCCTTTGGAGAAGTCGTAGTAGGTGTTCACCAAGTTGCCGGCTCCGTGCACAGCCAGGACGGTCACAGCgcttcccaccagcagccctgggtcTAGCGCTCCCTCGGCTCGGTACGCCAGCGCGCTGCCGAGGGCCACGGGAGTGAGGGAGGCACTGAAACTCCACGGCCTGAGCGCCAGCACGTAGGCCGCGCActtctgcctccagctgccGGGGGCGCCCCTCTCAGCGCCCGCCAGCGCGGAGCCGCCGTCGTTCCTCTCGCTCCCCCGGGGGCTCTCAGCGCTAATGCTGATCTTCTGCACCAGGTCCCCCGGCCCCATGCTCTCCTCGCCGCCCCgtctcacagcagcagcagcacctggaagGGCGAGGGCCGCGCGTTAGGCCGCAGCCGCCATGGCCGCGCCTGAGGGGAGGCGCGCGCCGCCCTCTCCCGCCCACCGCGCGCGCCCGTCTGCCTCACCCGCCAGCGCGCCAacccccggcccgccgcgcgcgcccgccccgccccaccgCGCGCGCCCGCCCGCCTCACCTGCCAGCGTACCAAACGCCGGCCCGCCGCGCGCCtgcgccccgcccgccgccgccgccccacCTCGGcgcccgcgctgccccgccgccgccccagCGCGTTCCGCTCACCGGAGCGGAACGCCAGCGCCTCCCGCCGTAAACATCAAACGGCCCACGTCGTCACGTACGGCTGCGAAGGGTTACTCTGAAGGGCGCACGCACACGTACGCAGCCATTGCGGCGCCGAAACGCCCCTACAACTGGACACGGCCTCGCCTTCCGCCCAGCCTGTCACGGACAGCCGGACGCATTTTAGCGCCGCACATCGGGCGCGGCGCAGTATCCCACAGCACCGCGCTGCGCACAGGGCGCATGCGCACATGGCGCACGGGCCTTGCGGGAGGGCGGAAGTCAGCCGGCGACTGGAAGGTGGACCTAGCGCTCACTTTGCGCCAATCGAGCACGTCCAGCATTTCCATTGGTCAGCTGTATCGCCACTCGCTCCCGGCTGGCTGGGCGATTGGCCGAGAGGGGACAGTTTCTCCTTGCGGTGCCTTGGGAGAAGGGGCGGAGCTGCGCGCGCTCCTtcccttttgctctttttctacTGCTCAGAGGCGGCGCCCATCAAAGCCCTTCTGGGAGGCTATTGGCCAGCGGCGGCTCGCCGGTCCGGCAGGCGCGGTGGGAGGGGAGGGCGCGGGGCCCGGAGCGGGGGAGCCGGCGGCGGTCGGGGCGGAGGCGGTGAGTGCGGGTCCGGAGCCTCCCCTCAGCATcgccttccccttccctcccgccgcagccccgctgCCGCGGCCCTCCCTGCGCGCTCCTGCCTCAGCGCCCGCCGGGCTGGCCCCTGTCAGCGGCACCGCCTCGGCCCTgtgccgccgccggcccccgcccgcagcGGCCTccccagcgccccccgcccccgcagcGGTGCCGCCTCAGACCCCGCGCGCGCCCCAGCGGCGGTGCCCGCCCCGCCTCCCCCCTCCTGCGCCCCGGCCCGCGGAGCGGCGGGCACCCCCCGGGCTCGGGCCTGCCGGCTCCCGCCCGCCGGCGGGCACGTCCCCCGGCTGCCGGCGCGGTTGTGAGGGGAGCCCCGTGCAGGGTGCCGACGGCCGCGTGCTGCCCCTG
It encodes the following:
- the UBIAD1 gene encoding ubiA prenyltransferase domain-containing protein 1 isoform X2, translated to MGPGDLVQKISISAESPRGSERNDGGSALAGAERGAPGSWRQKCAAYVLALRPWSFSASLTPVALGSALAYRAEGALDPGLLVGSAVTVLAVHGAGNLVNTYYDFSKGIDHKKSDDRTLVDQILEPQDVVRFGVLLYTVGCICAAGLYAVSTLKLEHLALIYFGGLSSSFLYTGGIGFKYVALGDVVILITFGPLAVMFAHAVQGNSCMIFPGHFPLDLLPDMHSSHAGKDGCEHSLIMERVAMCLFALMEQECFLMFPMQ
- the UBIAD1 gene encoding ubiA prenyltransferase domain-containing protein 1 isoform X1 — its product is MGPGDLVQKISISAESPRGSERNDGGSALAGAERGAPGSWRQKCAAYVLALRPWSFSASLTPVALGSALAYRAEGALDPGLLVGSAVTVLAVHGAGNLVNTYYDFSKGIDHKKSDDRTLVDQILEPQDVVRFGVLLYTVGCICAAGLYAVSTLKLEHLALIYFGGLSSSFLYTGGIGFKYVALGDVVILITFGPLAVMFAHAVQVGYLSVSPLLYAIPLALSTEAILHSNNTRDMESDQQAGIVTLAILIGPAFSYILYTVLLFLPYLIFCVLATRYTISMALPLLTIPMAFSLERQFRSQSFNKIPQRTAKLNLLLGLFYVCGITLAPAGALPKL